From the genome of Geobacter sp. SVR, one region includes:
- a CDS encoding KUP/HAK/KT family potassium transporter, with the protein MKQGATGSYWGGIVKSMGLVFGDIGTSPIYTLTVIVTLTKPSQQSIYGIISLIIWTLILLVMVEYAWLAMSLGRKGEGGTIVLREILVRMLKPGRQLAFVTFLSYIGICLLIGDGVITPAISILSAVEGLELIPGLEHTPQVVLILIAATIAIALFFFQNKGTDRMAGAFGPIMVVWFVALTGSGLVSISDHPAVLKAINPSYAVTFLVQNGLSGFFVLSEVILCATGGEALYADMGHLGRKPIVRAWYFVFAALVINYLGQGAYIISHPEATNILFGMVRHEAGVLYIPFLILTVIATVIASQALISGVYSIVYQGITTRILPLLKVDYTSTHLKSQIYISSVNWLLMILVILIMLVFRKSENLAAAYGLAVTGTMTITGIMMTMIFAHTTKKWKVPIALLVTLADLAFLIANLNKFPHGGYWSLILASVPFITIMVWTKGQRALYRALKPLDFETFELAYEQIYAKGRNIPGTGLFFVKEWSVIPPYLVHCIIRSNIIYERNVLISILRTDEPYGLESHLQKHLATGLDAIEIRAGYMVILDIEQLLKENGISEKVIFYGIEDISTANPVWKLFSTIKRQTPNFVQFNKLPAAKLQGVVTRVEM; encoded by the coding sequence ATGAAACAGGGCGCGACCGGCTCGTACTGGGGCGGCATCGTCAAGTCAATGGGGCTGGTGTTCGGCGACATCGGCACCAGTCCGATCTATACCCTCACCGTCATAGTCACCCTTACCAAACCATCGCAACAGAGCATCTACGGCATCATCTCCCTGATCATCTGGACCTTGATCCTGCTGGTCATGGTGGAGTATGCCTGGCTGGCCATGAGCCTGGGACGCAAGGGAGAAGGGGGCACGATCGTTCTGCGGGAAATCTTGGTGCGAATGCTCAAACCGGGACGGCAGTTGGCATTCGTGACCTTTCTTTCCTACATCGGCATATGCCTGCTGATCGGTGACGGTGTCATCACCCCGGCCATCTCGATCCTCTCGGCCGTTGAAGGCCTGGAGTTGATACCCGGCCTGGAGCACACCCCCCAGGTGGTGCTGATCCTGATCGCCGCCACCATTGCCATAGCCCTGTTCTTTTTTCAGAACAAGGGCACCGACCGGATGGCCGGCGCCTTTGGCCCGATCATGGTGGTCTGGTTCGTGGCGCTGACCGGTTCCGGTCTCGTATCGATCAGCGATCATCCGGCGGTGCTCAAAGCGATCAACCCTTCGTATGCGGTCACCTTCCTCGTCCAGAACGGCCTTTCCGGGTTTTTCGTCCTCTCCGAGGTCATTCTGTGCGCTACCGGCGGCGAAGCGCTGTACGCAGACATGGGGCACCTTGGGCGCAAACCGATCGTGCGTGCCTGGTACTTTGTCTTTGCCGCCCTGGTAATCAACTACCTCGGCCAGGGGGCCTATATCATCTCCCATCCCGAGGCCACCAACATTCTCTTCGGCATGGTTCGCCACGAAGCCGGCGTGCTGTACATCCCATTCCTGATCCTGACCGTCATTGCCACCGTAATCGCCTCCCAGGCCCTGATCAGCGGGGTTTACTCCATCGTCTACCAGGGGATCACGACCCGCATCCTGCCGCTTTTGAAGGTGGACTACACCTCGACGCACCTGAAGTCTCAGATCTACATCAGTTCGGTCAACTGGCTGCTGATGATACTGGTGATCCTGATCATGCTGGTGTTCAGGAAATCCGAAAATCTCGCAGCAGCCTATGGCCTGGCCGTTACCGGCACCATGACCATTACCGGCATCATGATGACCATGATATTCGCCCATACCACCAAAAAGTGGAAGGTGCCGATCGCCTTGCTGGTGACGCTGGCCGACCTGGCCTTCCTGATCGCCAATCTGAACAAATTCCCCCATGGCGGCTATTGGTCGCTGATTCTGGCCTCGGTGCCGTTCATTACCATCATGGTCTGGACCAAGGGGCAACGGGCACTCTACCGGGCACTCAAGCCGCTCGATTTCGAAACCTTCGAACTGGCGTACGAACAGATCTATGCCAAGGGGCGCAACATCCCCGGCACCGGCCTGTTCTTCGTCAAGGAGTGGAGCGTCATCCCCCCCTATCTGGTGCACTGCATCATCCGCAGCAACATCATTTACGAACGCAACGTGCTGATCTCCATCCTGCGCACCGATGAGCCGTACGGACTTGAATCCCACCTGCAAAAGCACCTGGCCACCGGTCTCGATGCCATCGAGATACGTGCCGGTTACATGGTGATCCTGGACATAGAACAACTTTTAAAGGAAAACGGTATTTCCGAAAAAGTCATCTTCTACGGGATCGAGGACATATCAACCGCCAATCCGGTCTGGAAGCTGTTCTCCACCATCAAACGCCAGACTCCCAACTTCGTTCAGTTCAACAAGCTGCCCGCAGCCAAGCTTCAAGGGGTAGTGACGCGGGTGGAGATGTAG
- a CDS encoding B12-binding domain-containing radical SAM protein, translating to MKILLTTLHAKYSHASLALPCLAAYSRDMPGIETVIREWSVNDPHDQLLRQIMSERAGLVGFSCYIWNIDRTLQLISDLRKIAPETVIVLGGPEVSFGIFELMSENPAIDFVVKGEGEIPVRRLLEALLKHGAPLSGHFSADPGVLAEIPCLFFRDCEGITSGPAAPAVLPLDDIPSPFPSGLVDLRRSLTYYETSRGCPFSCAFCLSSVEGRVRSFSPRRIESDLEWLMRRKVSQIKLVDRTFNYDARRANRIWEFILEHNRGSHFHFEIAADLLTEENLRLLRRVPPDTFRFEIGVQSTSQDTLERVNRTADLSGIFARVRRLREETAIELHLDLVAGLPGEDYAGLLNSLQQVFELGPDVIQIEPLKVLKGSPMREIAHREGYRFSDTPPYTILHTPWLSFEDIGRIAIIGRLLDLFHNQGGFGTALRFMLQRSTPAALFDRMARRAGEESLAGHATRRLYELFARLAGPLLNKAELHLLHDALFFDYCRREMPLMGKLPGFMAARQQWCAWPSRREIPDGLNLPENCRVKVFRYTFERDYRTDEWQEGPATITFVYASGAGQGLRVLVA from the coding sequence ATGAAAATCCTGCTGACCACACTCCATGCCAAGTACTCTCACGCCTCACTGGCCCTGCCGTGCCTGGCTGCCTACAGCCGGGACATGCCCGGCATTGAAACGGTAATCCGGGAATGGTCGGTCAACGACCCCCATGACCAGCTTCTGCGACAGATTATGTCGGAAAGAGCCGGCCTGGTCGGCTTTTCCTGCTATATCTGGAATATAGACCGCACTCTGCAGCTCATTTCCGACCTGCGCAAAATCGCTCCTGAAACGGTCATCGTTCTGGGGGGGCCGGAAGTATCCTTCGGGATCTTTGAGCTGATGTCCGAAAATCCTGCCATAGACTTTGTCGTCAAAGGAGAAGGAGAGATCCCCGTCCGACGGCTGCTTGAGGCCCTGTTGAAACATGGCGCCCCCCTTTCCGGCCATTTCTCTGCAGACCCCGGCGTGCTGGCCGAAATTCCCTGCCTGTTCTTCCGCGACTGCGAAGGCATCACATCCGGACCGGCCGCACCAGCCGTCCTGCCGCTGGACGACATCCCCTCCCCCTTTCCCTCTGGCCTGGTGGACCTGCGCCGTTCGTTGACCTACTATGAAACATCCCGCGGCTGCCCCTTCTCCTGTGCCTTCTGCCTCTCCTCGGTGGAGGGGCGCGTGCGTTCGTTTTCGCCCCGGCGCATCGAGAGCGACCTGGAATGGCTGATGCGCAGGAAAGTATCGCAGATCAAGCTGGTTGATCGAACGTTCAACTACGATGCCCGGAGAGCAAACCGCATCTGGGAGTTTATTCTGGAGCACAACCGCGGCAGCCACTTCCACTTCGAAATTGCGGCCGACCTGCTGACCGAGGAGAACCTGCGCCTGTTGCGCCGGGTCCCGCCGGATACGTTCCGATTCGAGATCGGCGTGCAATCCACATCGCAGGATACGCTGGAGCGGGTGAACCGCACGGCGGATCTGTCGGGTATCTTCGCACGTGTGCGCCGGCTGCGGGAGGAGACCGCGATCGAACTTCATCTCGACTTGGTGGCCGGCCTGCCGGGAGAGGATTACGCGGGTCTGCTGAATTCCCTGCAGCAGGTTTTCGAACTCGGCCCGGACGTGATACAGATCGAGCCGCTCAAGGTGCTCAAGGGATCCCCCATGCGTGAAATCGCCCACCGTGAAGGGTACCGCTTCAGCGACACCCCTCCCTACACCATTCTGCACACCCCCTGGCTCTCCTTCGAAGACATCGGAAGGATCGCGATCATCGGGCGCCTGCTGGACCTTTTCCATAATCAGGGGGGCTTCGGCACGGCGCTACGGTTCATGCTGCAGAGATCGACCCCGGCCGCGCTCTTCGATCGGATGGCCCGCCGGGCCGGAGAAGAGAGCCTTGCCGGCCATGCCACCCGGCGGCTCTACGAGCTGTTCGCGCGGCTGGCAGGCCCCCTGCTGAACAAAGCCGAACTGCACCTGCTGCACGATGCGCTGTTCTTCGACTATTGCCGGCGCGAGATGCCGCTGATGGGCAAACTACCCGGCTTTATGGCAGCACGGCAGCAATGGTGCGCCTGGCCCAGCCGCCGGGAGATCCCCGATGGGCTGAACCTGCCGGAGAATTGCCGGGTCAAGGTTTTCCGATATACCTTCGAGAGGGATTATCGCACTGATGAATGGCAGGAAGGGCCGGCGACGATCACGTTCGTCTATGCATCCGGCGCCGGGCAGGGGTTGCGGGTACTGGTAGCCTGA
- a CDS encoding polysaccharide deacetylase family protein — MDEITVALKVDVDTYAGTRDGVPALLADMERFGVKATFYFSMGPDNSGKAIRRIFTRKGFLKKMLRTKAPSAYGLKTMLYGTLLPAPMIASSFPEVLRETERRGHEVGIHCWDHVKWHDYLPWLPKHLTALEMGSAAGLFEEILGHRSATTAAPGWTVSPDSLEVQDALGLAYCSDGRGSGPFYPVMEGRRFRTLQIPTTLPTADEILGENGITADSIDSYYLDSLKQGLNVLTIHAELEGGAIRASFVRLLERFAAAGVRCVTLGEVAAGIVSAPDCRLYMGEIPGRAGRVAIQGEVVG; from the coding sequence ATGGACGAAATTACGGTTGCGCTGAAGGTCGATGTCGATACGTACGCAGGAACGCGGGACGGAGTGCCTGCCCTGCTGGCCGACATGGAGCGCTTTGGCGTCAAGGCCACCTTTTATTTTTCTATGGGGCCGGACAATTCCGGGAAGGCCATCCGGCGCATCTTCACCCGCAAGGGCTTTCTCAAAAAGATGTTGCGCACCAAGGCTCCATCAGCCTACGGCCTCAAGACCATGCTGTACGGCACGCTGCTCCCTGCGCCGATGATCGCCTCCTCGTTCCCGGAGGTGCTGCGCGAAACCGAGCGCCGCGGGCACGAAGTCGGTATCCACTGCTGGGACCATGTCAAGTGGCACGATTACCTCCCCTGGCTCCCCAAGCACCTGACGGCCCTGGAAATGGGAAGCGCCGCCGGGCTGTTCGAAGAGATACTCGGTCACCGCTCCGCCACCACCGCAGCGCCCGGCTGGACAGTCTCCCCCGATTCCCTGGAGGTGCAGGATGCCCTGGGACTGGCCTATTGTAGCGACGGCCGCGGCAGTGGCCCCTTTTACCCGGTCATGGAGGGGCGCCGCTTCAGAACCCTGCAGATCCCCACCACCTTGCCGACCGCCGACGAAATCCTGGGCGAAAACGGCATCACCGCCGATTCGATCGATTCCTACTATCTCGATAGCCTCAAGCAAGGGCTCAACGTGCTGACCATTCATGCCGAACTCGAGGGGGGAGCGATCCGGGCCTCGTTCGTACGGCTGCTGGAGCGCTTCGCCGCGGCAGGCGTCCGTTGCGTGACGCTGGGTGAAGTGGCTGCCGGCATTGTTTCGGCCCCGGACTGCCGCTTGTACATGGGAGAGATCCCGGGGCGAGCGGGCAGGGTGGCCATTCAGGGAGAGGTTGTAGGGTGA
- a CDS encoding DUF4911 domain-containing protein, translating into MIERFFRVNRRDMVYLKFILEAYEGMNIMSTVDNANGIIRVAIMPGFERDMDALLAELGTRVGMEPVVWHGSGAP; encoded by the coding sequence ATGATTGAACGTTTTTTTCGCGTAAACCGCCGCGACATGGTGTACCTCAAATTCATCCTGGAGGCCTACGAGGGGATGAATATCATGAGCACCGTCGATAATGCGAACGGCATAATCCGCGTTGCCATCATGCCCGGATTTGAACGCGACATGGATGCACTGCTGGCCGAGTTGGGTACCCGGGTGGGCATGGAGCCTGTCGTGTGGCATGGTTCCGGGGCACCATGA
- a CDS encoding exo-beta-N-acetylmuramidase NamZ domain-containing protein codes for MAWFRGTMTTIRCIVRRVCVMVSPAASLKPVLVCVLGLLALLAVTPVFAAVLPGIDVLSAHDFDILKGRRVGLITNHTGRSASGTSTIDVLASAPGVRLVALFSPEHGIGGEFDQKVGSSVDRITGLPVYSLYGAGCRPTAAMLQGIDMLVFDIQDIGTRFYTYIGTLSLAMHAAREAGISFAVLDRPNPIGGVEVAGAVPVPVAGSGGQNDCSSLTSIHPIPTRHGMTIGELARLFNVEFGINCDLTVIPMQGWQRGMFYDETGLAWINPSPNMKSLDAALLYPGLGTLETANLSVGRGTARPFEVYGAPWVDAQAVARNLAARAIPGISFAVCDFVPTAVGHPYRGKTCHGIGITAIDRKLLDPVVAGLHLVQAFYQAQPGQLRSKEGFAIEVGDSEAWKMLTQEGKTPEEVAVRWREGIERFRKMRERYLLY; via the coding sequence GTGGCATGGTTCCGGGGCACCATGACCACTATCAGGTGCATTGTGCGGCGGGTGTGCGTCATGGTGTCTCCGGCGGCATCGCTGAAGCCGGTCCTCGTGTGCGTGCTCGGCCTGCTGGCGCTGCTGGCCGTGACGCCCGTTTTCGCTGCCGTCCTGCCTGGCATCGATGTTCTTTCGGCGCATGATTTCGATATTCTCAAGGGACGCCGGGTCGGACTGATAACCAACCACACCGGGCGCAGCGCCTCCGGGACCAGCACCATCGATGTTCTCGCGAGTGCGCCGGGGGTGCGGCTGGTGGCGCTCTTCAGCCCGGAGCACGGCATCGGCGGGGAGTTCGATCAAAAAGTTGGCTCATCGGTCGACCGCATCACCGGCCTGCCGGTGTACAGCCTGTACGGTGCCGGTTGCCGGCCAACAGCAGCCATGCTGCAGGGGATCGACATGCTGGTGTTCGATATTCAGGATATCGGCACCCGCTTCTACACCTACATCGGCACCCTTTCGCTGGCGATGCACGCAGCGCGGGAGGCCGGCATTTCCTTCGCTGTGCTCGACCGTCCCAATCCGATTGGCGGCGTTGAGGTCGCGGGTGCCGTACCCGTGCCGGTTGCCGGATCCGGAGGGCAAAACGATTGCAGCTCCCTGACCAGCATCCATCCGATTCCCACCCGCCACGGGATGACCATCGGAGAACTGGCGCGGCTGTTCAACGTGGAGTTCGGGATCAACTGCGACCTGACCGTTATCCCGATGCAGGGCTGGCAGCGCGGCATGTTCTATGACGAAACCGGTCTGGCCTGGATCAATCCCTCCCCCAACATGAAGAGTCTCGATGCGGCCCTGCTGTACCCCGGCCTGGGAACCCTGGAAACCGCCAACCTTTCGGTGGGTCGCGGCACGGCACGCCCTTTCGAGGTGTACGGCGCTCCCTGGGTGGATGCGCAGGCCGTGGCCCGAAATCTGGCGGCCCGCGCAATACCCGGCATCAGCTTCGCTGTCTGCGACTTCGTGCCCACTGCGGTAGGCCATCCCTACCGCGGCAAGACCTGTCACGGCATCGGCATCACTGCCATCGATCGCAAGCTCCTCGACCCGGTCGTGGCCGGCCTGCACCTGGTGCAGGCCTTTTATCAGGCTCAGCCGGGACAGCTCAGGTCGAAAGAGGGATTTGCCATAGAAGTGGGGGACAGCGAAGCCTGGAAAATGCTGACCCAGGAGGGCAAGACGCCCGAAGAGGTCGCGGTGCGCTGGCGGGAGGGCATCGAGCGCTTCAGGAAGATGCGGGAGCGGTATCTGTTGTACTGA
- a CDS encoding sodium:calcium antiporter — MTHWILLLVSLGIILLGATVFTNGLEWFGKKMNLSDGAVGSIFAAVGTALPETLVPIVAIMFGSPEAGHKIGVGAIIGAPFMLGTLALFISGIAVVLNRRKREDYPIMRVDTAVMRRDMEYFLVLYAVAILASFLNGHPVIKTFCGLALFLTYGGYVLKTLRCENDACHTVEESDLDPCYFAPKSHDPHMSIIGLQVFGSLLLIVWGSYIFVEKVQILSLQMGISPFILAMIIAPIATELPEKFNSVIWINKGKDTLAIGNITGAMVFQGSVITALGIMMTEWQLNPAALLTVALTFASVGMAYVQIRWKKHLTPGTLLVGGGFYLAFVVLVLLGKI, encoded by the coding sequence ATGACACATTGGATTCTGTTGCTGGTTTCGCTGGGGATCATCCTGCTGGGTGCCACGGTTTTCACCAATGGCCTGGAATGGTTCGGTAAGAAGATGAACCTGTCGGACGGCGCTGTCGGCAGCATTTTCGCCGCCGTGGGCACCGCCTTGCCGGAAACGCTGGTGCCGATTGTGGCAATCATGTTCGGATCTCCCGAGGCGGGCCACAAGATCGGCGTGGGCGCCATCATAGGCGCCCCCTTTATGCTGGGGACCCTGGCTCTGTTCATCAGCGGCATCGCTGTTGTACTCAACCGCAGAAAAAGGGAAGACTATCCCATCATGCGTGTCGATACGGCTGTCATGCGGCGCGATATGGAATATTTCCTGGTACTGTACGCAGTAGCCATCCTGGCTTCGTTTCTTAACGGACATCCGGTCATCAAGACCTTCTGCGGGCTGGCACTTTTCCTGACCTACGGCGGCTACGTGCTCAAGACGCTCCGCTGCGAGAACGATGCATGTCACACCGTCGAGGAGTCCGATCTGGATCCCTGCTACTTCGCACCCAAGTCCCATGATCCGCATATGAGCATCATCGGACTCCAGGTTTTCGGTTCGCTGCTGCTGATTGTGTGGGGTTCCTACATCTTCGTGGAAAAGGTCCAGATCCTTTCGCTGCAGATGGGCATTTCCCCCTTCATTCTGGCCATGATCATCGCGCCCATTGCAACCGAGCTGCCGGAAAAGTTCAACAGTGTGATCTGGATCAACAAGGGCAAGGATACTCTGGCAATCGGCAACATCACCGGCGCCATGGTCTTCCAAGGCTCGGTGATCACCGCGCTGGGCATCATGATGACCGAGTGGCAGCTGAATCCGGCCGCACTGCTGACCGTTGCCCTGACATTCGCTTCGGTCGGCATGGCATACGTTCAGATACGCTGGAAAAAGCACCTGACCCCCGGGACGCTGCTGGTGGGGGGGGGATTCTACCTGGCATTTGTGGTACTGGTTCTGCTGGGAAAAATCTGA
- a CDS encoding KUP/HAK/KT family potassium transporter: protein MIRKHGDSFWGGIVKALGLVFGDIGTSPIYTLTVVFTLTKPTTANVYGILSLVFWTMTILVTAEYAWLAMSLGRKGQGGEIVLREIIIKLFKKGRMLAFAGFLSFLGVSLLLGDGVITPAISILSAVEGLLLIPGLETTPQSILVCIAAMIAFTLFFFQSRGTDKMAGVFGPVMILYFLSLLISGVVSVAETPDIVTAVNPWHAFEFFRNNGIAGYFVLSEVILCSTGGEALYADMGHLGKKPIIRAWYFVFAALYMNYLGQGAFLLRHPDTQNILFGMIKGQAPLLYIPFLLITILATIIASQSIISGVFSIVYQGITTRLMPLFKVDYTSSQIQSQIYIGAVNWTLMVAVIFVMFFFQKSGHLAAAYGMAVTGSMTITAIMMIMVFSKTTKRWKVPIVVVIALIDIVYFTSTFSKFPHGAYWSIILASIPFSTILLWTNGQKALYRALRPLEMDIFMLSYEQIYAKGKNIPGTGLFFLKGLDVIPPYIVHCVIRSNIIYERNIFISIVRTDEPFGTSVFHKRDVGPGLEFFEINAGYMVVLDIEGTLKEHGIQEKVIFYGIEDIETRNPLWKLFALLKKLTPNFVQFNKLPAAKLQGVVTRVEM from the coding sequence ATGATTCGCAAACATGGGGATTCGTTCTGGGGGGGTATCGTCAAGGCCCTGGGACTTGTATTCGGTGACATCGGTACAAGTCCGATCTATACCCTGACCGTGGTCTTCACCCTGACCAAACCGACCACCGCCAATGTGTATGGCATCCTGTCCCTGGTTTTCTGGACCATGACCATTTTGGTGACGGCCGAGTACGCCTGGCTGGCCATGAGTCTGGGCAGAAAGGGCCAGGGGGGCGAGATCGTTCTGCGGGAAATCATCATCAAACTCTTCAAAAAGGGGCGGATGCTGGCATTTGCCGGCTTCCTCTCGTTTCTCGGGGTGTCGCTGCTGCTTGGTGACGGAGTCATTACTCCGGCCATCTCGATCCTCTCGGCTGTGGAGGGCCTGCTGCTGATACCGGGCCTGGAGACGACCCCCCAGAGTATCCTCGTGTGTATCGCAGCGATGATCGCCTTTACCCTCTTCTTCTTTCAGTCCCGCGGCACCGACAAGATGGCCGGCGTGTTCGGCCCCGTCATGATCCTGTACTTCCTCTCGCTACTGATATCGGGGGTGGTCTCGGTCGCAGAGACTCCCGACATTGTCACCGCCGTCAATCCCTGGCATGCCTTCGAATTCTTCCGGAACAACGGCATTGCCGGGTACTTCGTCCTTTCAGAGGTAATCCTCTGCTCCACCGGTGGGGAAGCCCTTTATGCCGACATGGGGCACCTGGGCAAAAAGCCGATCATCCGGGCCTGGTACTTTGTTTTCGCAGCCCTGTACATGAACTACCTCGGGCAGGGGGCCTTCCTGCTGCGCCATCCCGACACCCAGAACATCCTGTTCGGCATGATCAAGGGGCAGGCACCGCTATTGTACATCCCCTTCCTGCTCATAACGATCCTGGCCACCATCATCGCCTCCCAGTCCATTATCAGCGGCGTGTTCTCCATAGTCTACCAAGGCATCACCACCCGACTGATGCCCCTCTTCAAGGTCGATTACACCTCCAGCCAGATTCAGTCCCAGATCTATATCGGGGCTGTCAACTGGACCCTGATGGTGGCGGTCATCTTCGTGATGTTCTTTTTCCAGAAATCGGGCCACCTTGCGGCTGCCTACGGCATGGCGGTCACCGGTTCCATGACCATCACCGCCATCATGATGATCATGGTCTTTTCCAAGACCACCAAACGCTGGAAAGTGCCGATCGTGGTGGTGATCGCCCTGATCGACATCGTCTATTTCACCTCGACCTTCTCCAAGTTCCCGCACGGAGCCTACTGGTCCATCATCCTGGCCTCCATTCCCTTCTCAACCATACTGCTCTGGACCAATGGACAGAAGGCCCTCTACCGGGCCCTGCGCCCTCTGGAGATGGACATTTTCATGCTCTCTTACGAGCAGATCTATGCCAAAGGCAAGAATATCCCCGGCACCGGCCTCTTTTTTCTCAAGGGGCTGGACGTAATTCCCCCCTATATCGTCCATTGCGTCATCCGCTCCAACATCATCTATGAACGCAACATCTTTATCTCCATCGTGCGGACCGACGAACCGTTCGGCACATCCGTGTTCCACAAGCGGGATGTCGGCCCTGGGCTGGAGTTCTTCGAGATCAACGCCGGTTATATGGTCGTGCTTGATATCGAGGGGACTCTCAAGGAGCACGGTATCCAGGAAAAAGTCATTTTCTATGGCATCGAGGACATTGAAACCAGGAACCCCCTCTGGAAGCTGTTTGCGCTGCTCAAGAAACTGACTCCCAACTTCGTGCAATTCAACAAGCTGCCCGCTGCAAAATTGCAGGGGGTTGTCACCCGGGTGGAGATGTAG